A stretch of the Polluticoccus soli genome encodes the following:
- the gyrA gene encoding DNA gyrase subunit A produces the protein MDQTNQDLTPQDNSNDSNKIIQVNIEEQMKTAYIDYSMSVIVGRALPDVRDGLKPVHRRVLYAMHELGINYNKPYKKSARIVGEVLGKYHPHGDSSVYDAMVRMAQPWSMRYMLVDGQGNYGSQDGDGPAAMRYTEARLQRLGESMMEDLDKETVDFTLNFDDSLQEPTVMPTRIPQLLVNGSSGIAVGMATNMMPHNLSEVIDGCVAYIDNKEITIDELMKFVKAPDFPTGGIIFGIEGIKAGMHTGRGRVVLRGRVNVETMKSGKEQIVITEVPYQVSRDALAEKIGYLVNNKIIEGITHVANESNKDGTRIVVELRRDVVAQVIINQLYKYSELQTSYGINNVALVNGRPRTLNLKDMISEFIGFRHEVVVRRTQYELREAEKRAHILEGYLIALDHLDEVIALIRNSVNPDEAKTGLIEKFGMTEIQAKAVLELRLQRLTGMERDKIREEHAEIMKQIAHFREILANEGLRYQIIKDELLDVQKKFGDDRKSEIQYLANEMRIEDLIEEEDVVITVSHLGYIKRTSAAEYRSQRRGGRGAMGGRTRDEDYIEHLFIASTHHTLLFFTEKGRCYWLKVYEIPEADRNAKGRAIQNLIQLPTDDKIRTIIDIPNLEDKEYVQKHCIVLCTKQGIIKKTSLEDFSRPRQNGINAITVQEGDQLLDVSLTDGNSFIMMAVKSGRAICFEEGKVRTTGRGAIGVFGIELDENNDEVIGMLCVSKDDVTKQILVVSERGLGKRTPFIEPLDENATAEDKEKAVKITDAEGIEKLYALSYRITNRGGKGVKTINITEKTGALVGLLAVEEKDDLMITCRSGLTIRMRVADIREAGRATQGVKLINIEDGDEIAAIARIEEQEVEGEEDKEAAGIVDVNPAPEDAPEE, from the coding sequence ATGGATCAAACCAACCAGGATTTAACGCCCCAGGACAATTCCAACGATTCCAACAAGATCATCCAAGTAAACATAGAAGAGCAAATGAAAACGGCCTACATCGACTATTCGATGTCGGTGATCGTTGGCCGTGCGCTTCCGGATGTTCGTGATGGTTTGAAACCGGTTCACCGCCGCGTTTTGTACGCCATGCACGAACTGGGCATCAATTATAACAAGCCTTATAAGAAATCTGCCCGTATCGTAGGTGAGGTTCTTGGTAAATACCACCCGCACGGTGACTCGTCTGTGTACGACGCCATGGTGCGTATGGCGCAGCCATGGAGCATGCGCTACATGCTGGTAGATGGCCAGGGTAACTATGGATCGCAGGACGGTGACGGACCGGCGGCTATGCGTTACACTGAGGCTCGTCTGCAACGTCTCGGCGAAAGCATGATGGAAGACCTTGATAAAGAGACAGTTGATTTCACACTCAACTTCGATGACTCTTTACAGGAGCCTACCGTAATGCCTACGCGCATTCCTCAATTGCTGGTAAATGGTTCATCTGGCATCGCCGTAGGTATGGCGACCAACATGATGCCGCACAACCTGAGCGAGGTTATTGACGGCTGTGTTGCTTACATCGACAATAAAGAGATAACCATAGACGAACTGATGAAGTTCGTGAAGGCGCCTGATTTCCCAACTGGTGGTATCATCTTCGGTATCGAAGGTATCAAAGCCGGTATGCACACAGGTCGAGGCAGGGTAGTGCTGCGTGGCCGTGTAAACGTGGAAACAATGAAATCGGGCAAAGAGCAGATCGTTATTACCGAAGTTCCTTACCAGGTGAGCCGCGACGCCCTTGCTGAAAAGATAGGATACCTTGTTAACAACAAGATCATCGAAGGCATTACACACGTTGCCAACGAATCAAATAAAGATGGTACCCGTATCGTGGTGGAACTGCGCCGAGATGTTGTTGCGCAGGTTATCATCAATCAGCTTTATAAATACAGCGAGCTACAAACATCTTATGGTATCAACAACGTGGCGCTGGTGAATGGCCGCCCGCGTACGCTGAACCTGAAAGACATGATCTCGGAATTCATTGGCTTCCGTCATGAAGTAGTCGTTCGTCGTACCCAGTATGAACTGCGCGAAGCTGAGAAGCGTGCACACATATTGGAAGGTTACCTGATAGCGCTGGACCACCTGGATGAAGTGATCGCTTTGATCCGCAACTCTGTGAACCCGGATGAAGCTAAGACAGGCCTGATCGAGAAGTTCGGTATGACCGAGATACAGGCTAAAGCGGTGCTTGAACTGCGCCTGCAACGCCTGACAGGCATGGAACGCGACAAGATCCGCGAAGAACATGCTGAGATCATGAAACAGATCGCTCACTTCAGGGAGATACTGGCAAACGAAGGTTTGCGCTACCAGATCATTAAAGACGAATTGCTGGATGTACAAAAGAAATTCGGCGACGACCGTAAATCTGAGATACAGTACCTCGCTAACGAAATGCGTATCGAGGACCTGATCGAAGAAGAAGACGTGGTTATCACCGTTTCTCACCTTGGCTATATCAAACGTACATCTGCTGCAGAATATCGCTCACAACGCCGTGGTGGCCGTGGTGCCATGGGTGGACGTACACGCGATGAAGATTATATCGAACACCTGTTCATAGCTTCAACGCACCATACGCTTCTGTTTTTCACAGAAAAGGGACGTTGCTACTGGTTGAAGGTGTACGAAATACCAGAAGCTGACAGGAATGCGAAGGGCCGTGCCATCCAGAACCTGATACAGCTGCCAACAGACGATAAGATCCGTACAATCATCGACATACCTAATCTTGAAGACAAAGAGTATGTGCAGAAACACTGCATCGTACTGTGTACCAAACAAGGTATTATCAAGAAAACATCGCTTGAAGATTTCAGCCGTCCGCGCCAGAATGGTATCAACGCGATCACCGTTCAGGAAGGCGACCAGCTGCTGGATGTATCATTGACCGACGGTAACAGCTTCATCATGATGGCTGTGAAATCAGGCCGCGCTATCTGTTTCGAAGAAGGCAAAGTGCGTACAACAGGCCGTGGTGCTATTGGTGTATTCGGTATCGAGCTTGATGAGAACAACGACGAGGTGATCGGTATGCTTTGTGTGTCGAAGGACGATGTTACCAAACAAATACTCGTGGTGTCTGAACGTGGCCTTGGTAAACGTACTCCGTTCATTGAACCATTGGATGAAAATGCAACCGCTGAAGACAAAGAAAAAGCGGTGAAGATCACAGACGCTGAAGGCATTGAGAAATTGTATGCGCTATCTTATCGCATCACCAACCGTGGTGGTAAAGGTGTGAAGACGATCAATATCACTGAAAAGACCGGTGCACTTGTCGGATTGCTGGCGGTAGAAGAAAAAGATGATCTGATGATCACGTGTCGCTCGGGTCTCACTATCCGCATGCGTGTTGCAGACATTCGCGAAGCTGGCCGTGCTACACAGGGTGTAAAACTTATAAACATTGAGGACGGCGATGAGATAGCTGCTATTGCTCGTATAGAGGAGCAGGAAGTAGAAGGAGAAGAAGATAAAGAAGCAGCAGGTATCGTAGATGTGAACCCTGCGCCAGAAGATGCACCGGAAGAATAG
- a CDS encoding hotdog fold thioesterase, translating to MAEVLQIRFTEVGENYLKATMPVADLTRQPYGLLHGGASAALAETVGSVASSLCINKEKQICVGIEINCNHLRGKRDGMVTATVEPLHVGATTHVWDIKIRDEAEKLVCVSRLTVAVLKKP from the coding sequence ATGGCTGAGGTGCTGCAAATACGGTTTACCGAGGTTGGCGAGAATTATCTTAAAGCTACTATGCCTGTTGCCGACCTTACAAGGCAGCCGTACGGTCTGCTGCACGGTGGTGCATCGGCTGCCCTTGCCGAAACGGTTGGAAGTGTCGCTTCATCGCTGTGTATCAATAAGGAAAAACAAATATGTGTTGGCATAGAGATCAACTGCAACCACCTACGCGGCAAACGGGATGGGATGGTAACTGCAACCGTGGAGCCTTTGCATGTCGGAGCCACAACGCATGTCTGGGACATCAAGATCAGGGACGAGGCTGAAAAACTGGTATGTGTCAGCAGGCTTACCGTGGCAGTACTTAAGAAGCCATAA
- a CDS encoding saccharopine dehydrogenase C-terminal domain-containing protein → MRTILVAGAGKSSIYLIQYLLSHAPRNKWKVIVADGSAEAISEKINDSPYAEKAVIDITNRAQREPLVQQADIVVSLMPPHLHIELAKDCLKFKKNLITSSYISPEMKEMDAAVKEAGLMFMCEMGLDPGIDHMTANQIIHSIQRVAAVITSFKSYCGGLVAPESDDNPWHYKFSWNPRNIVTAGKGGAKYLLNGKEVDVPYEKIFDNNKKIKVEGLGSLAYYPNRDSMRYLDLYDVPDIKTFLRATLRHPSFCKGWQAVVNLGLTDEQDRIDASGFSYAKWLKGKTAYGNGVTLQEHVAKTLNMEQGEKLVQMLDNLGLFCEDELKDLKAATSADVLLNILLAKWEMKPTDRDMVVMQHEVEYLHKGKKINLTSAMVLKGENREHSAMAKTVGLPMGILARMVLNNKIVPPKGVLIPNQPSVYKPVLTELQHHGIGFTETVE, encoded by the coding sequence ATGCGGACCATACTGGTAGCCGGCGCCGGAAAATCTTCCATTTATTTAATTCAGTACCTGCTATCACACGCACCTAGAAATAAATGGAAAGTTATTGTAGCCGACGGAAGTGCCGAAGCTATTTCGGAGAAAATAAACGATAGTCCCTACGCCGAAAAAGCGGTTATTGACATAACCAATCGGGCGCAGCGGGAACCTCTTGTCCAACAAGCAGATATAGTCGTATCGCTGATGCCCCCGCATTTGCATATCGAGTTGGCGAAGGATTGTCTTAAATTCAAGAAAAACTTAATAACGTCCTCCTATATTTCCCCGGAAATGAAGGAGATGGATGCAGCCGTTAAGGAAGCTGGGCTAATGTTTATGTGCGAAATGGGACTCGATCCCGGTATCGACCACATGACCGCTAACCAGATCATCCACAGCATACAGCGTGTAGCGGCAGTTATTACATCATTCAAATCTTATTGCGGCGGACTCGTCGCTCCTGAATCGGACGATAACCCCTGGCATTATAAGTTCAGCTGGAACCCGAGGAACATTGTTACAGCCGGTAAAGGCGGTGCCAAATACCTGCTGAATGGTAAAGAGGTAGACGTTCCTTACGAGAAGATCTTCGACAACAACAAGAAGATAAAAGTAGAAGGTCTTGGCTCGCTGGCATATTATCCCAACCGGGATTCAATGCGTTACCTCGATCTGTACGACGTTCCGGATATCAAGACTTTCTTGCGGGCTACTCTTAGGCACCCTTCATTCTGCAAGGGCTGGCAGGCCGTAGTTAACCTGGGTCTAACCGACGAACAGGATCGCATTGACGCAAGCGGCTTCAGCTATGCCAAATGGCTAAAAGGTAAAACAGCCTATGGTAATGGTGTTACACTCCAGGAGCATGTGGCTAAAACACTGAACATGGAACAGGGTGAGAAGCTGGTGCAGATGCTGGATAATCTTGGTCTTTTTTGCGAAGATGAATTAAAAGACCTCAAAGCCGCCACATCTGCCGACGTGTTACTGAACATACTCCTTGCCAAATGGGAAATGAAACCTACTGACAGGGACATGGTAGTGATGCAACACGAAGTAGAATACCTGCACAAAGGCAAAAAGATAAACCTGACCAGCGCCATGGTACTGAAGGGCGAAAACCGTGAACACTCTGCTATGGCAAAAACGGTTGGCCTGCCTATGGGAATATTGGCACGAATGGTGCTGAATAACAAGATAGTTCCGCCAAAGGGCGTGCTGATACCAAACCAACCCTCAGTGTACAAGCCGGTGCTGACCGAATTACAACATCATGGTATTGGTTTTACAGAAACAGTAGAATAG
- the smpB gene encoding SsrA-binding protein, producing the protein MSDKVYIKNRPATFEYAIEDKLTAGIMLTGSEIKSVRNGKVSFNDSYCFFNKGELWIKSLHIAEYVNAGYAGHDPIRERKLLLNKRELAKWGNKMKEKGLTIVPLAVFINDKGYAKVEIGLGKGKKQHDKRESIKSRDAEREMKRYLK; encoded by the coding sequence TTGTCCGATAAAGTCTATATAAAGAACCGACCTGCCACCTTTGAGTATGCCATTGAAGACAAACTCACTGCGGGCATTATGCTTACCGGTTCGGAGATCAAGTCTGTGCGCAATGGCAAAGTGAGCTTTAACGACAGCTATTGTTTCTTTAATAAAGGAGAGCTCTGGATAAAAAGCCTGCACATTGCCGAATATGTAAATGCAGGTTATGCAGGCCACGACCCGATACGAGAACGTAAGCTATTGCTGAACAAACGTGAGCTGGCCAAGTGGGGAAATAAGATGAAAGAGAAAGGTTTGACCATCGTACCACTGGCTGTTTTCATCAATGACAAAGGCTATGCAAAGGTGGAGATTGGACTGGGCAAGGGTAAGAAACAGCACGATAAGCGGGAAAGCATAAAATCGCGAGATGCTGAAAGAGAAATGAAACGTTACTTGAAATAA
- the accD gene encoding acetyl-CoA carboxylase, carboxyltransferase subunit beta, which produces MSTWFRRIKKGISTTTEEKKEAPDGLWNKCPECKATLTAKELEDHYHVCPKCNYHHRINAKEYFQILFDEEPELLFENIGPKDELGFVDLKPYKNRIVDAQKNTELKDAMTVGVGKLDGRSLVVACMNFNFIGGSMGSVVGEKISRGIDYAIKNKMPFMIISKSGGARMMESAFSLMQMAKTSAKLTRLAKAQLPYISLMTDPTTGGVTASYAMLGDINIAEPKALIGFAGPRVIKETIKKDLPAGFQRSEFLLEHGFLDFIITRQNLKEKLVNVIDWYVKK; this is translated from the coding sequence ATGTCAACCTGGTTTCGCAGAATAAAGAAAGGGATATCGACCACAACAGAGGAAAAGAAAGAGGCACCAGACGGGCTTTGGAACAAATGCCCGGAGTGTAAAGCAACCTTGACAGCGAAGGAACTGGAAGACCACTACCACGTTTGTCCTAAGTGTAACTACCACCACCGCATCAACGCGAAAGAATATTTCCAGATATTGTTTGACGAAGAGCCTGAGTTGCTGTTCGAAAATATCGGCCCGAAAGACGAGCTGGGCTTTGTGGATCTGAAGCCATATAAGAACCGTATAGTAGACGCACAAAAGAATACCGAACTGAAAGATGCCATGACCGTAGGTGTAGGCAAGCTGGATGGCAGGTCGCTGGTAGTAGCCTGTATGAACTTCAATTTCATTGGTGGTTCAATGGGTTCGGTAGTGGGTGAGAAGATAAGCAGGGGCATAGACTATGCGATCAAGAACAAGATGCCTTTCATGATCATCTCGAAATCGGGTGGTGCACGTATGATGGAAAGTGCCTTCTCGCTGATGCAGATGGCTAAGACTTCGGCTAAACTTACCCGCCTGGCTAAAGCGCAACTGCCCTATATATCGCTGATGACTGACCCGACAACCGGTGGTGTTACAGCATCGTACGCTATGCTGGGTGATATCAATATCGCGGAGCCTAAAGCGCTGATTGGTTTTGCTGGTCCCAGGGTTATTAAAGAAACCATCAAGAAAGACCTGCCTGCGGGCTTCCAGCGTTCTGAGTTCCTGCTGGAACATGGCTTCCTCGATTTCATAATAACACGCCAGAACCTGAAAGAAAAACTGGTGAACGTGATAGACTGGTACGTGAAGAAGTAA